Genomic DNA from Patescibacteria group bacterium:
TGCCGGTAGCTGAACAAACAGCACTTTTTGAGCGAGGGGTTGGTAAGGATACGGATGTGGTAGAGAAAGAGATGTTTACGTTTACTGATCAGGGCGGCGTGCGCATGACCATGCGTCCAGAAGGCACGGCCCAGATTGCCCGCGCCTACATTGAGCACGGTATGTTGAACCAACCGCAACCGGTGAAGCTGTGGTATGCGGAACAGTTTTTCCGCCACGAACGTCCGCAGGCTGGCCGCTACCGCCAATTCTGGCAGTTCGGTTTGGAATCTATTGGTTCTGATGATCCGGTGCTTGATGCACAGATCATCCTCATGTGCGAGCGTTTTTGTCGGGATATGGGGCTCGATGTCACCATTCAGGTGAACTCGCTTGGTACGCCAGTTTCTCGCCGTTCTTATGTGGCGGAGTTGGTAAAGTTTTTTAAAGCGAACAAGAAGAAGTTGTCCGAAACTGATCAGAAGCGTTTGGCGAAGAATCCGCTTCGCTTGCTCGATTCGAAGGAGCCGGGCATGGAAGAATTGAAGGCGGAAGCTCCTCAGATTATTGACTACCTTGATGATGAATCCAAGCAGCACTTTATGAAAGTGCTTGAGTACCTTGATGAGGCTGAGGTGCAGTACACCTTAAACCCGTACTTGGTACGCGGACTCGACTATTACACGAAGACTGTGTTTGAGGTTGTACTTACTAACCCAACTGCCGAAGAGGGCGCGCAGAGCTCACTCGGTGGAGGCGGACGGTATGATGGGTTGATCCCACTTTTTGGCGGACGCGAAGGCACGAGTGCGGTAGGTGCAGCAATTGGACTGGAACGGGTGCTCATGGCGGCACGTGCCGCGGGGAAACTTCCTGATCCTCGCCGTCGGTCGGAAGTATTTTTCTGCCAGTTGGGCGAAGCTGCCCGCCGCAAGGGTCTTAAGACATTCGAAAAGTTCCGCGAGGCCGGAATCGATGTAGCTGAAGCATTCTCGAAGTCGAACCTAAAGGCACAGCTTGAAATCGCTGATAAGGTAAAAGCGCCTATTGCGGTCATCCTTGGCCAGAAAGAAGTGCTTGATGGCACGATCATTATCCGTGACATGGAATCCGGCGCGCAGGAGATTGTGGACGTAGAAAAGGTGGTGAGTATTGTGGCGAAACGGCTCATGGAGCTTAAGGCCAAGGCTCTCGCGAAAGCAGAGGTTAAGTAATTTGCCATGTTTGGGGCCTTGTGCTAACCTTCCGCCAACCTTGAAAGGAAGGTCAAAATATATTGTGGCATCATCTATAGAAGTCAAACGAAAGAAAGGGGAGAGCTTTGAAGCGGTTTTTCGCCGTTTCTCCCGCCGTCTCCAACAGAGCGGTAAAGTATTAGACGTCCGCGCCGGCCGCTTCTTTGAGAAAACTCCAAAGAAGAACCGCGTGCACGGTTCCGCACTCCGCCGTCTTGAAATGGGCGAGAGACGCGAATTCCTTCTCAAAACAGGCAAGATTAAAGAAGAAGATCTCCGCGCTAAAAAGCACGGAAGTCGGTAGGCATAAAGGAGCCGCAAGGCTCTTTTGTGTTAATATACCCATCATATGAAACTCATCGACAAACTCTCAGAAGACATGAAGGCGGCCATGAAGGGGAAGGACGTGAAAACGCTTGAGGTTCTGCGTATGGTCATTTCCTCTATTCGCAACAAGGCGATCGAACTCAACAAGGAGCTTGAGGATGCCGAAGTTATTGCGGTTATTAAGAGTGATGCGAAGAAGATCAGGGACGCC
This window encodes:
- the hisS gene encoding histidine--tRNA ligase, with the protein product MPSKPTSAPKVEKPVAPVTSAKKAKVPETLRGFRDILPEEQAAWDKMDAVMQSLSRAYGFGRIRLPVAEQTALFERGVGKDTDVVEKEMFTFTDQGGVRMTMRPEGTAQIARAYIEHGMLNQPQPVKLWYAEQFFRHERPQAGRYRQFWQFGLESIGSDDPVLDAQIILMCERFCRDMGLDVTIQVNSLGTPVSRRSYVAELVKFFKANKKKLSETDQKRLAKNPLRLLDSKEPGMEELKAEAPQIIDYLDDESKQHFMKVLEYLDEAEVQYTLNPYLVRGLDYYTKTVFEVVLTNPTAEEGAQSSLGGGGRYDGLIPLFGGREGTSAVGAAIGLERVLMAARAAGKLPDPRRRSEVFFCQLGEAARRKGLKTFEKFREAGIDVAEAFSKSNLKAQLEIADKVKAPIAVILGQKEVLDGTIIIRDMESGAQEIVDVEKVVSIVAKRLMELKAKALAKAEVK
- a CDS encoding 30S ribosomal protein S21 — translated: MASSIEVKRKKGESFEAVFRRFSRRLQQSGKVLDVRAGRFFEKTPKKNRVHGSALRRLEMGERREFLLKTGKIKEEDLRAKKHGSR